The Gammaproteobacteria bacterium genome includes the window ATTTAGACCTTGGTGACGTTGACGAAGTATCAACCAAGCTGGATCTTGCTCGGGCTTATCTCGATATGGAAGATTATGACGGTGCTCGAGAAATACTGAACGAGGTGCTGGATGAAGGGAATGAAGCACAAAAAGAAGAAGCGCAGAAAATGCTCGCCCAAATTTAGGGTGCAATTCAACGAGATCGTTGAGCCCGGTCGATGACCGGGCTTTTTTATCGAAATCGATGGGTATCTAATGGTGAATCATGCCAAGAATTGCTTTAGGTGTTCAGTACGACGGTGCCAATTGTCATGGCTGGCAAAGACAGCGCCATGCACCGAGTGTCCAGCAGATACTGGAAGAGACGTTGAGTAGTATTGTTCAGGAAGAAGTGAAAACAGTGTGTGCTGGGCGCACAGACACAGGGGTTCACGCGGCCTGTCAGGTTGTCCACTTCGATACGCGCATACAACGGCCGCTTCGTGCATGGACACTTGGCGTCAATGCTAGGTTGCCCGACACTATATCAGTGTTGTGGGCCAAGGAAGTTGATGCGTCATTTCACGCACGTTTCAGCGCCTTGTGGCGTGAGTATCGATATGTCATCGTTAATTCGCCAACGAGGCATGCATTGTTACATAAACGCGCCACATGGGTTCGCCAGCCATTAGACTGTGAGGCAATGCACCGTGCCGCACAATATTTTTTAGGAGAGCAGGATTTTAGCGCATTCCGTTCGTCACAGTGCCAATCGCAAACGCCATATCGGTGTGTGATGCGTACAGCAGTGCGCCGGATTGGTAGCATGGTGGTATTTTCTGTTCGCGCCAATGCCTTTTTGCATCACATGGTGCGGAATATGGTCGGTAGCTTAATTGCGGTCGGGAAACATGACGAGGACGAGGTATGGATTTTAGATTTGTTGCGAAAAGGCGATAGGACACTTGCTGCGCCAACTGCGCCGCCAGACGGTCTGTACTTGACTGGCGTCCGTTATCCGGCGCAGTTTTCTATCCCGTCCGTTATCGTGGATGGTTGGCCTTGGACTATGCCGTCCCGTTCAGAGTGGTAGGATGAGTCAGCCAAGCCTTGAATTTCGTTGTGGCAATAGGTACAACGTGGCCAGACTTGATAGGAGATTGGACAGATGAGCTGGATTGAACGGTTATTGCCAGGTCGGAAGACCAAGGGCACCGAAAGAAAAAAATCGGTACCAGAAGGTGTCTGGACAAAGTGTGATAATTGCCAGGCGATACTTTATCGTAGTGAGGTTGAACGCAATCTCAATGTTTGCACGAAGTGCGGCCACCATATGCCGATTGCTGCTCGAGCACGTCTCAATCATTTCTTCGATGGCGAATGGGAAGAAATTGGGGCCGATCTCGCGCCGGTGGATGTTTTGAAATTCAAGGACTCAAAGAAGTACCGCGATCGCCTGAGTCAAGCGCAGAAGACCACAGGTGAAAAAGATGCGCTGGTGGCAGGTTTTGGGAAAGTGGACGGTCTTGCGATGGTGGGTGCCGCATTTGAATTTGCGTTTATGGGCGGCTCCATGGGCTCGGTGGTTGGAGAGCGTTTTGTGCGTTCGGTTGATAAAGCCATTGAAAAAAAATGCCCGCTCGTGTGCTTTTCAGCAAGTGGTGGGGCGCGGATGCAGGAGGCGTTATTTTCTTTGATGCAAATGGCGCGTACTGCTGCGGCTTTGCGTCGCCTTTCTGAGGAAGGGTTGCCTTATATTTCGGTCTTAACGCATCCGACAATGGGTGGTGTTTCGGCATCATTGGCGATGCTCGGTGATGTCCACATTGCTGAGCCGAAGGCGCTTATCGGTTTTGCCGGACCGCGTGTCATCCAGCAGACGGTCAGGGAAACGCTACCGGAAGGATTTCAGCGGGCTGAGTTTTTGCTTGAGCACGGGGCCATAGACATGATTGTGGACCGTCGAGACCTGAAATCAACCATTGTGCGGCTATGTCGAAAACTAATGCGGCTTCCAGCGGCTTAGGACGAACGCTCGACGAGTGGCTTGACTACATCGAAGCGCAGCATCCGGCAAACATAGCCCTCGGGTTAGACCGGGTGCGAGAGGTAGCGCGACGTATGGGCTTGTCGTTGCGGCCTGCTCGATGTCTGAATGTTTTGGTGGCTGGAACCAACGGCAAAGGGACAACTGTGGCGCTCTTGGAAGCGGCAGCCAAAGCCGCTGGCTTAACGGTTGTCACATACACGTCGCCACATGTCGTTGATTTTTGTGAACGGTTACGCTTTGAAGGGCATTTGAGTGTTCCCGAAAGCTGGGTGGAAGCTTTTGATGTCGTCGATCAAGCACGTGCATCGACACCGCTCACATTCTTTGAGTTTGTCACTTTGGCAGCGATGTGGCTCGCTGAGCGTCGGGCGCCAGACGTTGCGGTATTCGAGATAGGCATGGGGGGGCGTCTTGATGCCGTGAATATCATTGAACCAGACGTATCGGTTGTGACCACCGTTGCCATGGATCATACGCAATGGCTTGGTGAGACATTAGCGGAGATAGCGGCAGAGAAAGCAGGTGTTGGTCGGAACCGGAAGCCTTGTTATGTAGGAGATCGTACGGCCGTGCCCTTGCTGGAAAAACCCCTAGCTGAGATTGGGGCACAACTCGTGTCTGTGAGCTCAAGCCAAGAATCGATCGACATGCCTGAGACAATCAAACCACAGGTGCATAGTGATTGTTGGCACTTGGCGTATTCCATTATCCGACACCATTTTCCACGCGTGCCGAGTTTGGACGATTGGTTGGCTCAACTCGATTTACGGACCTCATTGCCAGGCAGGTTTGAAACCTACGATATCGTTATCGATGGGAAGCCAAAGAAACTGGTGATTGATGTCAGCCACAATCCGCAGGCATTGGCTGGCTTGGCCAACAAGTTGGCAAAAAGCGGGCGAGGCATCCACTGTGTTGTCGGCATGTTGGCCGACAAGCAGCCTGAGCTTTCGTGTTTTCTTCCTTTTTCGAGACAATGGTATTGGGTGAGTTTATCGGGCCCACGTGGCCAGTCAGCAGAAGAACTCAAGGCGAAAGCAAATTTGCCTGGTAGATGTTATGATAATCTTCCAGTGGCGCTTGATGAAGCAATGCGGTGGTGTGGGTCAGATGAAATTGTTGCGGTGTTTGGTTCCTTTCTTATCGTGGAAGAAGCGCGTAAATGGGTGAAAAACGTGAGTCAGTAATGTCAACGAGCCACCAAGATCCCACTTTGACACAACGGTTGTTAGGCGCTTTGGTGCTTGTTGCACTGGGAGTCATTTTTCTGCCGTTGATCCTAGATGGCCGAAAATTACAACAATTTGAAGAAGATTTGATCCCCCCGAGACCCAATGATCCGCAGCTGGTGGAATTGACTGCGCGATTGAATGACGAGAATCACTTGCTTGCCCATCAAGCCAAAGAAGCTGATAAGCCGGACACCGCGCTGAAAAAAGAAGAAAAGAAGGGCGCGACAACAACTATTGAATTTCCGAGCGCTCGAGGTTGGGTGGTACAGGTTGGGGCTTTTGCTGAGCGGAGCAACGCAGAAAACTTAGTCGGAAGACTCAAGGAAGCTGGTTATGCAGCTTATATCAGTCGTTTCCAGCAAAAACGGCAAGGTAGAGTGTGGCATCGTGTGTACGTTGGGCCATTTGCGGATGAAGAGAAGGCAAAAAATGCGGCGAGTGCGCTGAAGCGGTTTCCTAAGGTTTCACCGGTGGTGGTTGTGTTTGATCCCTTGAACCACTAAAATTCGCGCTCGCAATTGACTGGCGCTGTGTTTGGAGGCGCAAATTATGTGCGGTATCGTTGGTATTGTTGGATGTTCCGCGGTCAACCAGCGTATTTATGATGCGCTGACAGTATTGCAGCATCGGGGCCAAGATGCGGCTGGTATCGTCACTTTCGACGGAAAGCATTTGCACCTACGTAAAGCCAATGGGCTGGTGCGGGATGTATTTAAGACACGTCATATGCTTGGCCTGACCGGTAACATAGGGATCGGCCATGTTCGTTACCCAACCGCGGGCAGTTCTAGCAGTGCCGAAGCACAGCCTATTTATGTAAACTCCCCATACGGAATTGTTCTGGCGCATAATGGCAATCTCACAAACGCGGACACACTCAAGCGAGAACTTTTTGAGGCTGACTTAAGGCACCTGAATACCAATTCCGATTCTGAAGTACTTTTGAATGTCTTGGCCCATGAACTGGCACGACCCAGCAAGCGGCGCTTAGGAGTTGAGGATATTTTTTCAGCCGTCAGGGCTGTCCATCAGCGTTGTCGAGGTGCTTACGCCGCTGTTGCCATCATCAATGGCCATGGCATGTTGTGTTTTCGCGACAAATTCGGGATTCGTCCAGTCGTGTTTGGACGGCGCAAGGATGAAAGTGGGCGCTATGAGTACATGTTTGCGTCAGAAAGTGTAGGACTGGATGCGCTGGGCTTTGAGTTGGTTCGTGACGTTCGCCCTGGCGAAGCCATTTTCGTGACGTTTGATGGCCAAGTGCACAGTCATGTATGCGCTGACGACGCTCAGTACTCGCCGTGTATATTTGAGTATGTTTATTTGGCGCGCCCCGATTCGCTCATGGATAACATTTCTGTCTATCGAACACGGATGCGCATGGGCGAAAAATTGGCTGAAAAGATATTGCGCGAATGGCCGGACCATGACATTGATGTGGTCATTCCGATTCCGGACACATCCACCACTGCCGCAATTGAGTTGGCGCACCGTCTTGGCATCAAGTTCAGGCAGGGATTTGTCAAGAATCGCTACATTGGCCGAACCTTTATTATGCCGGGGCAAACGTTACGCCGAAAATCTGTCAGGCGGAAACTGAACGCGATAGAGATGGAGTTTCGGGGCAAAAACGTTTTGCTGGTGGATGATTCCATTGTGCGAGGGACAACGAGCGAACAAATCGTCGCCATGGCAAGGGAAGCTGGGGCGAGAAAGGTGTATTTCGCCAGCGCGGCACCGCCAGTACGCCATCCGAATGTTTATGGGATTGATATGCCTGCGGCAAGTGAGTTAGTGGCGTCAGGAAGAACCACTGAAGAAATCCGGCAGATTATTGGTGCCGATAAATTGATTTATCAGGACTTGGAAGATTTGATTGCCACCGCTCGGGAGGGTAACCCTGCCATTACTCGATTTGACACCAGTGTTTTTGATGGTCAGTATGTCACAGGCGATATCACGCCAGATTACTTGGCGTCACTTGAGCAAGCAAGAAATGATGCTGCCAAGTCAAAGCAAGAAAAAGTGGTTGAAGAAGGC containing:
- the truA gene encoding tRNA pseudouridine(38-40) synthase TruA, which translates into the protein MPRIALGVQYDGANCHGWQRQRHAPSVQQILEETLSSIVQEEVKTVCAGRTDTGVHAACQVVHFDTRIQRPLRAWTLGVNARLPDTISVLWAKEVDASFHARFSALWREYRYVIVNSPTRHALLHKRATWVRQPLDCEAMHRAAQYFLGEQDFSAFRSSQCQSQTPYRCVMRTAVRRIGSMVVFSVRANAFLHHMVRNMVGSLIAVGKHDEDEVWILDLLRKGDRTLAAPTAPPDGLYLTGVRYPAQFSIPSVIVDGWPWTMPSRSEW
- a CDS encoding acetyl-CoA carboxylase carboxyltransferase subunit beta yields the protein MSWIERLLPGRKTKGTERKKSVPEGVWTKCDNCQAILYRSEVERNLNVCTKCGHHMPIAARARLNHFFDGEWEEIGADLAPVDVLKFKDSKKYRDRLSQAQKTTGEKDALVAGFGKVDGLAMVGAAFEFAFMGGSMGSVVGERFVRSVDKAIEKKCPLVCFSASGGARMQEALFSLMQMARTAAALRRLSEEGLPYISVLTHPTMGGVSASLAMLGDVHIAEPKALIGFAGPRVIQQTVRETLPEGFQRAEFLLEHGAIDMIVDRRDLKSTIVRLCRKLMRLPAA
- a CDS encoding SPOR domain-containing protein codes for the protein MGEKRESVMSTSHQDPTLTQRLLGALVLVALGVIFLPLILDGRKLQQFEEDLIPPRPNDPQLVELTARLNDENHLLAHQAKEADKPDTALKKEEKKGATTTIEFPSARGWVVQVGAFAERSNAENLVGRLKEAGYAAYISRFQQKRQGRVWHRVYVGPFADEEKAKNAASALKRFPKVSPVVVVFDPLNH
- a CDS encoding amidophosphoribosyltransferase → MCGIVGIVGCSAVNQRIYDALTVLQHRGQDAAGIVTFDGKHLHLRKANGLVRDVFKTRHMLGLTGNIGIGHVRYPTAGSSSSAEAQPIYVNSPYGIVLAHNGNLTNADTLKRELFEADLRHLNTNSDSEVLLNVLAHELARPSKRRLGVEDIFSAVRAVHQRCRGAYAAVAIINGHGMLCFRDKFGIRPVVFGRRKDESGRYEYMFASESVGLDALGFELVRDVRPGEAIFVTFDGQVHSHVCADDAQYSPCIFEYVYLARPDSLMDNISVYRTRMRMGEKLAEKILREWPDHDIDVVIPIPDTSTTAAIELAHRLGIKFRQGFVKNRYIGRTFIMPGQTLRRKSVRRKLNAIEMEFRGKNVLLVDDSIVRGTTSEQIVAMAREAGARKVYFASAAPPVRHPNVYGIDMPAASELVASGRTTEEIRQIIGADKLIYQDLEDLIATAREGNPAITRFDTSVFDGQYVTGDITPDYLASLEQARNDAAKSKQEKVVEEGLDLHNSE